A window of Zalophus californianus isolate mZalCal1 chromosome 12, mZalCal1.pri.v2, whole genome shotgun sequence genomic DNA:
TAgtattaatttcaaaatttagttTTAGGAAACTCCTGCTGTTACAAAGCAGCCCAAAAGCAAACTACATCATGAAGACCAGTATCTCAAAACTTATGAGGTGAGCATTCACAAAATCTTACTGTAAATTTTGAAAACCGCTGGAGAGTAGTGAAGGTCAAAATGCTTCCAGTCCCCAATTCTAGACAAACCTAATAGGGATCTTATAGCTAAACAATCTGTTTTGCTCAGAATGcattaagtaaactctacgcccaatgtggggcttgaattcacgaccccgagatcaaggggcacatgctctactgactgagccagccaggtgccctaaaaacTTATCATAAGCAGAATGCTCTTGACTCAGGGACTACAAGGTATTAAAAAGTATACATGAAGAACTTTTCACATGGATTTAGTGCTTTATTCTAAAAATCCTATCACTTAAAAGTAATGCaagtataattttcatttttcaaaaagcagTCCTACAAGCAAATCTTTCCATCCAATTTTAGGaaagttcatttgttttataaaaatggatggGAAATAAAAGGGATTCCTATGATCCTACCCACTTCTCAGAATATACTCTGAAATTAGATGCCATTAGTCTGCACTGTCACGCTTCCCAGGCCAACAGCTCCTAATGTTTAAAACCTGAGAGGTGGTCTTTCAACCTGCTTTTCCTACCATTGGTTGATATAAACCTGTCTTCCCCTATTCTGTCGTGCTCAAAAAATGAGACTCGACTGTTCCTCGGCcacttttccttcttaaattttcAGTTAAGGCCCTTTCTTGTTCAAGTGtagtaaaattacattttcccaCCAGACTATGTTCTAACCCTTTGATTATTCTGGTTTTATATCTCCAAGGTTTTGCAAATTTCTCAATGTGctgttaacattttaatgaacTTTATCTATTTAGGTGACCTTATAAAAATTActaagttttggggcacctgggtgatgcagtccgttaagcctccaactcttggtttcggcttaggtcgtgttctcagtgttgtgagatcgagcccagagtcaggctccacgATCGGCTcaagggtctgcttgagattctctctctctaaaataaatcttttaaaaaaattactaagttttgaaaagcaaaatggaaaataaaagatttaatcaAATTATAGGTAGCATATTTGGCTTGACGATGCAAGTGAATGATAGTTTTTTTCAGGGACCCTAGAGGACAGGAAACatttaagaagcaaaaagaaagtctTAAGAAGCAAAAAGAACTTCTAAACTATGCTATTAATGAAAGCCTGTCAAAATTGATTcactcatttataaataaaacttttataaagcTTATCTTCTAAGAATTATAACTACtaagaatatttttctgttaatgGGTGGACTTTTAAGTTAACAATCATTTGGTTTGAAATTCTTACAAATTTTGCCATGTCTATATTGATTTACTAGTTTCATTATGACATTATTGTTATTCAGACTTAATTCTATGGAATAGACCCATCCTTAAagggaatttatttaaaaaaaactaggtGCTCAGGGAAACTGGTTCTTCTGTCATGGGTCAGGCTGCTTACTTGGGCTTGCTTTTCAAAGTCAATGTTTACtaattattctttgaaaagagaTCATATGTGGATCCTCACCAATTACccagatatttttttcctaaatgactTCGAGTGTTTATGGGTTCCAGCCGTCCCTTCCCCAGATGACATGCCATCTCACAGTCCTAGAGTGACTTTTCTGAGTTTTCAAGAACATTCCTGGTCTGCCTTTAGTAATTAGCTGAGAATACTCAACTTTCCAGGTAGTTTCTAAAGACCCATAACCTCCACTAGAGTTTAACATTTACCATTTAGAGTTGACAGGAAAAACTAAAGGTGACTTGGGAGTTATCATTTTCCCACCCAcatgaatttggaaatttctgTTGAAATCCTTCCTCTCACATCTGCTTATTTGTGACCATTGTTTAGCCAAAGCTGGCAGGTGTCCTTAAAATGCATTCTCAACACATCAAGCTGTCTGGGGGTGGTTCAATAAGAAGTTTACATGAATTTCCAGCCGAGATCATCAGAATTACGAAAAGAATAAAGTTAGGCACTTTATATAAGCTTTCTTGAAATTTTATTCTCcttttggtaattttttctttGGGTCCAGAGCAAAAGAGCATAATGGCCTGTCTTCCTCTAAATTTATATTCCTAGCACGCCCAACTACTTGTTGTTCAATTAATGGCTGGCTGGGTGACTGACATTATACTTGCAGATTGAGTCTGAAACCGCTGCTTCTGAGGAGACTTTGCTCAACGCCTCCCAGCGCATCAGCGAGCTAGAGAGGAATGTGGAAGAACTTAAGCGGAAGGCGGCCCAGAACTCTGGAGAGGCAGAATATATTGAAAAAGTGGTGTACACGGTGAAACAAAGCGCAGATGACGTTAAAAAGGTAAGTAAAGCTTTGTAACTTCACAACTGTGTTCATAAAGGAGCAACGGTCTCCTCGTTGCCTTCCTTGGAACCAGTAAGGGACATGGACCCTACAGCTATTTGTCAGAAATATCCCCAGTGACCTGTTTTGAAATAGCAGTCGTTAGAGACCCAGATGGAAAAGAGTGGGAGTGGACAGGAAGGTGTCCAAGAAGCGTGACCTAAGCCCTCATATCCAGACTTGGAGAAGGAggcaaaaaatgaaatgaaattaggGGCGGAAGTCTTAGAACAAATACACAGAGCTTATACTTCGCAAATTCAATTAGGAAGGCCTTTATGGCATACGGTAATTACTTGGCCATTTGAGAAGTCTTGAAAAGCAGGGTAGAAAAAGCTTATGGTGTCTGTCACAGAACCGCTAGCAGGAACTAAATCTCACGTCTTCTACGCTCACTCTGAACCACCCCTTGCTTCTCACTGGAAGGTACCATATTTTGCAGAGAAAATCTCATACAACCCAAATTTTTCACTAGAAGCCAACTAATCATTAAAACACACGTTCAGTGGGCAAATGTTTATCTATCTCCAAAGAAACCTTTTTACACTTTTGAGGGGAATGTGCCAACTGTTAAATGAACAGTAGGGCGttataaatggaaatttagtCAGGATTTTTCCTTGAGGTTAGTGTAGCTTTTAGGCATTACAGAAGGGTGATCTCCTTCCACCTCTGGTtggggaaaagaacaaaacaggaagaaaagtgCACTACCCTGTCCGTTGTTTCTGTTGTGGTTTGTTCTTTCTTGCCGTTCTGAGAGCATACGTCTCCCAAGTAGTCTTTTTACAGAGCATTTTTCCCAGAAACACAGCATTTGATCACAGTAAGATGAACAGGACCCCAACATTAAAATCCCTCTATCAATGGCTACTGTTttgagcagtgtttctcaaaagaaGCACCTGCGAGAAGCACCTTGTCAAACCCACACCAATTTCTCTTCTCATCTCACCACCCCTGTGTATGCTACCATCTCCCCTTAAATCTCTACACACCCTACCCTAGTCACAATCCAGATGACCCTCCTATTTGGCTCTTCAAATGGGCCTTTTCTGGTATCTAAATGTTTGGATCACAGCAAACCTACTTTACAGAAAACGTCCTTCTTTACCTCTGTATAATTGTTTCaaatccttcattttaaaaaaactcGTATGTCAGGGTTGTATTTAATTCCACTGTTTcagaatatttaattatttacacCGAATGGCTTAACGCCTGAGTACTCTTCTGAGCTTGCCACAAGGACGCTCTTAATGTCAGAGATTACATGTATCCTCTCTGTGTCCAAATGGAACTGCAGGCTCTGGACAGTGAAGTTGATGAAAAGTATAAGAAGGTAGAAAAATTAATTGccaaaaaaactgaagaatcaGCGGATGCCAGAAGGAAAGCTGAAATGCtacaaaatgaagcaaaaacacTTCTGGCTCAAGCAAACAGCAAGCTACAACTCCTGAAAGGTGGGTCTTAGGCTGGTGCTTTCATAAGGTATTTTAATATTAAGACCTCCATGGAGTTTATTTAAAAGGTTGAAGATCTGTTCACTTTGTCTTGAGCCTTTTAGGCAAAAAGGATGGAGATCCTAGTATAATCTGCTCAGACTTTTTCTTCTTATCTCCTacagatttagaaagaaaatatgaagacaatcaaaaatatttagaagataaaGCTCAAGAATTAGTAAGACTGGAAGGAGAGGTCCGTTCGCTCCTAAAGGACATAAGCCAGAAAGTTGCTGTTTATAGCACCTGCTTGTAaacggaggaggaggaagggctcGAAAGTGGCCAAGGTGACCAAAGCAACAGAGCTCCATTTAAAAAACTGACTTCATGACCTTCAAAATACAGCTCCTTAcctatttaatgtttttaatcacCACATTTTGTACGGAGTTAAATAAAGTACAGTCCTtttgtataaatacatatttaggatAATTCTTAAATTCTACTCAGTGTTTGTGAATCCCTTGAAGCAAGGATATTTTCAATGTAAAATGGTCTTATAAACAAACTGCCTTCACGGGACCCTGATTTCTGTTTTGTCTATAAACAAGTGACCATCTTTTTGCTAGGTCAATATCCTCCACACATCTGCCCCCCCAGATCACCTCCCAGTGGGGTGCCCaggcggaggggaggggaggggaagtatACAGCCTGAACCCCCTTCACCATTTCAGTGGCGGCTCAGTTGCTCCAATCTCCGAAACTCCTCTAAATACTCCTTGctctgagaaagagaacaaaaagcaaTTTTTAGAAAATCAGGCTGGTAAACTGACTTTTAAGTGTGAGCAATCCTGGCCCTATGCTGGGTGGTGGCGGGGGGAAGACTGAAATGAAACCCAGCCAGAGTCTAGGAACGTTGCTCCTGCCAACTGAGCAGTGCCAGCCAATCACAGTACAAAGTGCTGTAACTTTTCAGTGTTTATATTGTACTTTATTAGATTTCACAAACTAAAAGATTCTCTGCTACGGTCTGTACGTGAGGCCAAAACAATCACAGAACAATCACTTATTCCACAGGATAAAGAAAACAGCTGTATTCCAACTGCCAAACCCATGTCAACCTCAGAGCTAAGCTGGAGAACGGGCCAAGCAAGGCCTAAGTGGTCTTTTCACAAATTCCTATTAGAGCAAGACAAGTTCTGTGTAGCACTGAACCATCATCCACACCTACAACACAGCTGCATTTGAAGCTGGGCCTGAACCGAAGTTATGTAAACAGATGTAATATAAACAATAAGGCAACCCCCCTCTCCTTCAAGGCAATTATTTGTCACTTTTATTTAGGTAGAGATCCTACTGCCTAGCAAATTGGTTTTACCTCATCTGCTACAGCaactaatttttttcccttaagaatcttaagtatttcacttaaaatagaaatctttaCTACTACCCACTCCTTTTTAGCTAAACTCAAGATGTCACTTTGAAatcactcattttatttttttttaagatttatttatttatttatttgacagagacagagatagcaagagcagaaacacaagcagcgggagtgggagggagagcaggcttccctccgaggagggagcccaatgcgggactcgatcccaggaccccgggatcatgacctgagctgaaggcagacgcttaacgactgagccacccaggcgccctgaaatcaCTCATTTTCATCAGCTCAGGGAACTGGACAGCTAATTCCCACCCTTCATAAGCCAAGAAAATACTGAGAACTTCGTAAATTAGtgaacatttaaatgttttataccCACGACTTCATTCCCACCTAGACAGAActattttgtgtgtttctgtAGCTAGGACTTCATATTAAACtctatttctcattattttttttctcattttttttcccctagagtaGGGGATATGTTTGAAGTTTAAATAAGCTAGCACTTCACAGAATATCgggatttcagattttaaaacacacagaGGTCATTTCCAGTAATGGCCAAGTAGCATGTGTCAGGCCAGCCCTCCTGCTAATAACTACTGCAAACTgaacaaaatagatattttttaaagtaaaggtcCTGGAGACCCACCAGAAGCAGGCAGAAGGTAGAGGGGAGTTGACAAAGAACACCACTGGGTGAAACTCCCATTGTTAATGGCTTTTCACCTGAGGGCAGGTCCCAGCAAGTATGACATCGGGGGGAAGCCAAGTTTTACTGGTTAAGGAATTGAACGACTGAGTCGGGGGCAACTAGAATAACTAATACATGGGGGGGGGGCTCCCAACTCTGCTATCATTTGCCCAGTGTCCGGTTGAGCTATAATGCAGCCAAGGTAGAGCTCAAACAACGGGGCAGATGTTTCAGCTGCTGCCCCCCAGCAAAGATGATGCAGTTAGGGTTCAGTCAAGTTGACTGCCCACTGAAACAAATTCCCTATTTTTCAGAGGTAGGTAAGAAAATCCAGAGTCTTTACAATGGATCATTCATAATAACTATAATACAGTCCGAGACTACTGGACATAGAAGAAAAAGGGAACTGTGGCCCACTGATGATGCAAATAAAACCTGAAGACGACTCAACATTTTCCTTCTAACTGAGAGACTGACAGTATCTTATCCCACATGGCTTTCTGCTGACACATTACATTCTCTAAACTTTTCCTTAGGCTGTGATCTTTAAATTGCAATCAAGTGAGTATCTAGTTTGCGTATTTCTAGTACTTtaggtttttcctttttagaatatGCTATCCTAAATCTGATTCttaaatttaactaaaaaatgCAAAAGCCTATTTTAACATTCAATACTTTGTTACTGAAGTGTTTCAAGAGCTGGCCATTTTAAACATTAATCAACAAATATGATTTTATAGCACTCTTTAAAGAAACAGTCATTTACCCAGCCACAGATATACTGGAAATCCACAGAAGACAGCGGATTAAATTTTCCCATATGCTGTGTCTCCAAAAGTGTATGCTCCAGTTAGCTGGTATCACTAAAACAGATGAAAGGGTAATGACCTTTTAAATGCCTTAACGTTGTCCCCCAGTGTGGTAAAAAGATACATCCAGGCCTAGAAAAGgaataataaacagaaataagaatataCACCACAGGTAGTCATAAAAGAACTAGGACCATCTCGACATCCACTCAAAACAACCAGTACATGAATATTTAAGactgtttatttctgtattttcattcCGGGCTGTAAtacatttacttctttatttaatatttgaatttccCAGATATACCTCAATTTGGTTAACTGTAGACCTCAATGGgtccttaaaaatttaaacataaattctACCTCTAAACTGCAAGAatttggggattaaatgagatcatcgTTGTATTTACATCAGTTTGGTTTATACATATTTAATCTTATTCTAATGACTCTGTTTCCAATATGAAAACCAAGTTTAAAATAACTTGATCACCTTGCTTCAAACACAGCTGGCTCACATACCCTACGCCAGCTCCATCCATGTAAGTAAATCCAACTTTACAATAGCAGAGATAAAAAGCTAAGAAACATAAATTTAGTGAAGTCGAATCTTTTCGGAAACTGCATGAAAATATGGGTTGAAGAAAATTTTCCTGGATGCTACTATAAAAGTAGCTTTTTTCTGCAATATTAATGCactgaaacaaaatattaaatttatttaaaatagatgaGATTATTCCATTCTGTCCGAACCTATTAAAACCTTCCAAAAGTTTCATAATTCAGTCCTAGAAATTCTTGGAGCTGTGAGCATTTCCTGTTCAGAAATGTGACCTCCACAAAAGCTCCcaggaaatttcagaaaaatataatcTTCTAATTTAAaagttgattgatttgccgaATGATGCAGCCAGGTTTGCTTCTCTAAAAGCTTCTGATAAGGTCTGCaagggaagaaatttaaaattagaaaccaaATATTTGTGGGTGAGAAGAAACCTGAGGTAACCATTAATTCTGTATGTTGTCGATAATTACCGGATGCGCGTGGCAGACTCTGGCTATATCTTCACAGGATGCTCCGTACTCCAGCGCGAGAGCGGCTTCATTCACCATTTCACCAGCACCCTTTAAAATAACAGACCAAGAAGTCATTTTCTTCCCATGGCAAAAACTACAAGCTACCAGGATTCGCTGTTAGAGCAGTTAACTAACTGCCTCCAGTCAGGACAAGCTTAACAGGAAAGGCGGCACAGAAGACAAGAGCTTGGGCTCCGGAGCCAGctggcctggattcaaatcctactGCGGAGTCCCTTTGAGCACTCACTCTGTGTGCTTCATTCCATTTAGTCACttcaaaaatgggcagagcaACTCCTGCCCCCCAGAATTGTGAACATTAAGTTACTGCGTGTATACAGAAAAATGTATTACAGACTAAGGACTCCAGTGTTTCACCATCATTATTACAGCAGATCCCGAGGGGAAGTGCGTACTTCAGGGTCAGTGGTAGGAAGGGCTTCTCTTAGGAGGTAACATCTGAGCTGAGACCTCATAGGAGCCAGTCATGCAAAGACCTGGAGGCACAGTATTCCAAGCTATGGGTTCCACAAGCACAAAGGCTCTAAAATGGGAACACTGGCCTGTTAGGAAACTGAGAGAAGGCCCATGAGGCAGGGAATTAACGAGCGAAAGGGAAGGGTGGGAAGACATGAGGTCAGGAAGGCAGACAGGCCCAGAGTGAGTGGGGCCTTGTACGTAACAGCCCGAGGCGGAAAAGGGCCACTGACGAGTTTTCAGCagggccagggcccagggcaggtcTCAAGAGGATAACGTCAGTTGAGGTACGGAAAGCAGATGATGTGACAGGCAAGCGTGTGAGTGCTGCCGGTCGCCTTGTCAGAAACAGCACACAAGCTGCTGGTAAATAATAACCTCAGCATGTAAACAGCAGCTGGCTTTACATCAAAATAGCAGTGCTTTCCAGAAATCGTAATGGGATATGGGATTTTAGGACACTCACTGGTCCCAGAATATGTGCTCCCAACACCCTGTCTGTTGATTTCTGTCCCAGAATCTTCACCATGCCATCTGTGTCCGCATTTGTCTTAGCTCTGCTGTTAGCAGCAAAGGGGAATTTCCCAACCTTGTACTCAATACCCTGCGAGAGACAAAAAATGAGAACCTGCATAAACTCTGAAAAAATGCATTCCCGTTGGCGCAATCATCTACCACTGGTTCAGAAAATAAATCCCAAGAAGGCAATTCTTCGGAGTATACTGAGGGCAAGACCAGAACTGACTGCTTGctaatgaaatacattttgggTACAAGCACAAGCAAATGCAAACATCAGTCTATCTGggtatatttcaaagaaaaatgtaagagcTCTGGAATTACTAGTTTGAAGGCAGGCAAGTGAATGATCTCCTCTATGCcaccaacaaaggaaaaaatatataaactataatgttctaatttcaaaatgcattaatacaataagaaaatgattcaCAACCACCAGTGTCATTAACTCAATTCATACGATGGCATTAAAACTACCCCCGCATTCAGAATTACCTCTTCTTTCAACTGCTCTTCTGATTTGCCAACCCAAGCAACTTCCGGGTGTGTGTAAATCACAGATGGTACACAGTTGTAGTCAATGTGCACAGCGCCACCAGCCATTCCTTCAACACAGATAATGCCTTCATCCTCTGCTTTGTGAGCCAGCATTGGACCGGCAACCACATCACCGATCGCGTAGATACTGCCACAGAGACAAAAGAATAGTCagcttctttttttatatatatttttttaaagattttatttatttgagagagggaatgagacaagagagagcatgagaagggggaaggtcagagggagaagcagactccctgccgagcagggagcccaatgcgggactcgatcccggaactccaggatcatgacctgagccgaaggcagtcgcccaaccaagtgagccacccaggcacccaagaacaGTCAGCTTCTGCCACCACATCTACTCCTCTTCATTAGGCCATGGTAACAGAAGTCTCTAGTTACTAAGtaaccaaaaaatatataaagtacacaTCTGTGAGTTCAGGTTCTCATCTTTGAGTAATGAAAAcattcaattatttttgtttttaacatatgaGTTTACTCTTCTTCCCCAAAGCCAGTGCATTTTTTAAGCATGACAAAAGTCTTACTTTcaaaatagagtttaaaataaatttttaaacttttgaaaatgcaaataattatcCAACTTACTTTGGAATTTTAGTCTGGAATCTGGTATTGACTGGAATTCTACCTCTAGGATCTAATTCAATTCCAAGCTCTTCCAGTCCCAAGTTCTGAGTAAAGGGTCGTCGTCCAATGCAAACCAAGAGTACGTCACACGTGATAACTTCGGCTTTCCCACCAGAAGCACCTTCAATACTAGAGGACACACAGTGTGTGACTGTTAAACACGCATCGAGAGAACAGCTGAGAGACTGAGAAATGGAAGACCAGAAGTTTCTCGAGCACTGCTGACACTTCTAACAAACTGGAGTCAGGCAACGAAAACGCGTACAAATCCTCTAGAGGTCTATTGTTCAAACCGCACAAAAACAGGTAAGGAGAGCACAGGTTGAGAACACAGGACTTAAGAGTCAGAAAGATCAAGTAATGGCTCTGAAGTGCCACGCACACAGTAAGCAATTTAATATTATTACTGATTTCCCCATATATATCTAAAAATACTGAGTTTTACTGAACGTTGAGAGTTTAAATATTTCTGAACGTATACTATGAGAAAGCACATTACAGTGAGAACACTGGATTAAGTTTCCTAGCATCAACTTAATCATGAATTTCATTGGACCAATTTAATAAGCAATACGGACTTATATCAAGCAATAAAACGGCCCTAAATCTGATTCTGAAAAAAGGAGTGTTTTCCTTAAGCACACAGATAAAGATATCATATCAACACCAAATGGAGCATACTTACGAAACATCAATTTTTCCATCTGACTTCTTGGTAGCACCAGTAACTTTTgtattcaatttaaatttaaatccttgTTTTTGAAGGATGCGCTGAAAGTTCTTAGATATCTCCATATCAATTCCAACTCCACCAACATGACCTAAAAACTCAACTGCTGTCACATCTGCACCAAGTCTTTGCCAAACTGAACCCTGTagatagtaatttttaaaaatcacaaaaataaaaatagaggtttctagagcaaatatttactgaagcaTCGTAAATAATCTGTCAGATACTCCCTTTTGTTAGCATGTCCCTATCAGAAGCTCTAGAGTTTAAAATGAACACCCTGGCAAATAAATACGTTTCATGTATTTCACACATTAATCTGTTCATtccttcaacatttattgagcacctactacatgccagacacacatcagtgaacaaaatgcTGCCCCCAGAGAGCTTACATTCTGGTAGAGGAGGCAGATTAAGTAAAATTCACACAGAGGACAGTAAAGTGCTCTGAGGAAAATAAATCAGGAAGTGGAACCAGGACTGCTGGAAGGAGTAAGGCTGTAATTTTAAAGGGCATGGTCATCAGGGAAAGCTTCACTGGACTGACATGTGCACAACGAGAGGGAATGAGCTACACGGGAATTGGtccaggaagagggaaacaaGGGTGAAAGAAGGtcctgaaggagaaggagaaggagaaggtcCTCGGACTCCTACTAATTACTggtatttgtaaaatattaaactgcttcatattttattctctcaacagaaaataaaatgtttacttttttattcaaattaaaatttaaactgcATGCTAGTTTTTAACaacattttaacaattaaaatgtcTGGATGCCTATTTATGAGATAGGTAAGATGAATATAATTTTACAGCAttagataaaatatgaaaaaccaTGAACATATCCTTTTCAAGAATTTGTATTAAAATCATCTGGTAATTTAAAATAAGAGGTTTACCTTTCCAATATTAGgtttatgcattcatttttaaaatttccggAGTTTTTGCGGAGTTCCGGAATGAGTGCTGAGTTAACTAAAGGCAATACAGCGACACTAAAAATCCAATCACAagcatatgcaaaaattaactcaaaatgaatgacgGACCTTATTGTAAAACCCAAGGCTATAAAACCTACGGACAAAAACATAGGAAAGAACCTTTGTGACCCTGAGTTGGGGTCACACAACACCAGAAGCacacccatgaaagaaaaaaaaagactacatcaaaattaaaaacttctcttcTAAAGCTAATATTAAGAATAGAGACAGAGAAGCCACAGATGgcgaaaaaaatatttgcaaaacatcttTATGATAAAGGATTTATATCCTTTGCACAAAGATCTCTCAAAATTAAATAGCAAATCcaataaaaaaacagacaaaatagtTAAAGAGGTACATCACAAAAGACAATgcagagatggaaaataagcacatagGAAGATGCTCCACATTACAAGCCACTAGAGAAACGCAAATTAAAACAGCCAGGAGGTACGACTACACACCTATGAAAATGGTTCAAATCAAAAAAAGCAGCGCTGCTCCCCGTGGGAGGACGTGGAGTGCTCCTCAAAAGGAGAACCACCATTTGCCCCAACAAGCCCACTCTTAGATTTACACACAacggaaaagaaaacagatgtccAGACAGAAACCTGTACACAAACATTCACAGCAGTGTTGTTCCTACGAGTCCCGAAGTGGGAACcagccaagtgtccatcaacggatgaatggagaaacaaacgTACTCTAGCCACAGAACAGAGTATTTGGCCCCGAAGAGTTACAAAGTATA
This region includes:
- the DLD gene encoding dihydrolipoyl dehydrogenase, mitochondrial is translated as MQSWSRVYCSLAKRGHFSRISHGLQGVSAVPLRTYADQPIDADVTVIGSGPGGYVAAIKAAQLGFKTVCVEKNETLGGTCLNVGCIPSKALLNNSHYYHMAHGKDFASRGIEMSEVRLNLEKMMEQKSTAVKALTGGIAHLFKQNKVVHVNGYGKITGKNQVTATKADGSTQVIDTKNILIATGSEVTPFPGITIDEDAIVSSTGALSLKKVPEKMVVIGAGVIGVELGSVWQRLGADVTAVEFLGHVGGVGIDMEISKNFQRILQKQGFKFKLNTKVTGATKKSDGKIDVSIEGASGGKAEVITCDVLLVCIGRRPFTQNLGLEELGIELDPRGRIPVNTRFQTKIPNIYAIGDVVAGPMLAHKAEDEGIICVEGMAGGAVHIDYNCVPSVIYTHPEVAWVGKSEEQLKEEGIEYKVGKFPFAANSRAKTNADTDGMVKILGQKSTDRVLGAHILGPGAGEMVNEAALALEYGASCEDIARVCHAHPTLSEAFREANLAASFGKSINF